The following DNA comes from bacterium.
CGCGACGAGCTCGTCTTTGAGGCCCGCCGACGGCTCCCGGCCGAGTTTGAGCACGACGAACGCGCTGATCACCTCGCCGCGGAGTTCGTCCGGGCGACCGGTCACGGCCGCCTCGGCCACCGCGGAGTGCTTGAGCAGCGCCGTTTCGACCTCGACCGTCCCGATCCGGTGCGCCGCGATGCTGATGATCTCGTCCGCGCGGCCGGCGAACCACACGTAGCCGTCCTCGTCGATGTGCGCGGAGTCGCCGGTATAATACACGCGGCGGCCCGGGATGCGTTCCCAGTAGTCGCGGGCGTACCGCTTTGCATCCCCCCAGAGCGTCTGGATGAGGCCCGGGAACGGCCGCGCGATCACGAGGATCCCCTTCTCGCCCGGCGCGCAGGCCTGGCCGTCCGGGGTCACGATCTCTGCGTCAATGCCGGGCAGCGGGATGCCGCCGGACCCCGGCTTGATCGGCAGCAGGCCGAGCCCGTAGGGATTGCCGACGATCGGGCCCGCGGTCTCCGTCTGCCACATGTGGTCGATCACGGGAATGCGGTCGTCGAGTACTTTCTTCTGCAGCCATTCCCAGGCCGGCGCGTTCAAGGGTTCACCGGCGCAGAAGAGGCGCTCGAGCGACGCCAGCCCGTGCCCCTTCGCCGGTTCCTCGCCGTACCGCATCAAGAGCCGCACCGCGGTGGGCGACGTGAAGACGCTCGTGACCCCGAACTCGTCGATCACCTTCCAGAACACGTCGGGGCCCGGGTGGTCCAGCGCACCCTCGTAGGCAATCGTGGTGCACCCGACCAGCAGCGGCGCGTAGACGATGTAGCTGTGTCCCACCACCCACCCGATATCGGAGGTCGACCACCAGACGTCACTAGGCCGAAGATCGTAGACCCAGCGCGCCATGCTGTAAACGTGCACGGCGTACGGCCCGTGCATGTGGACCGACAGTTTGGGCGTCGCCGTTGTCCCCGACGTCGCGAGGATATAGGCCGGCTCGTTCGCCTCCATCGGGACCGCCCCGCCGGAGTGGCCGTGGCCGCGCGCGAGAAAATCTCCCCAGTCCACGTCGCGCGCCGCCACGGGCGCTGGCACGGTGGCCCGCCGCAGCACCACGACGTGCTCCACCGAGTCGCACCCGGCGTCGACCGCCGCGTCGACGATCTCCTTGAGCGGGACTTCGCGCCCCTTGCGAAACCCGACGTCCGCCGCGAACACGAGCCGGGAGCCGCTCGCCTTGATCCGGTCGGCCAAGGCACCCGCGCCGAATCCGGCGTAGACGACCGAGTGGATCGCGCCGATCCGCACGGCCGCGAGCATGGTGATGATCGCCTCGGGGCACGTCGGCATATATATGGTAAGGCGGTCGCCCTTCGTGATGCCCATGTCGCGGAGGGCGGCCGCGGCGCGCTCGACCTCGTGCAGCAGCTGCGCGTAGGTGAAGACCCGGCGGTCGCCCCGCTCGTTGACGTAGACGAGCGCGGCCACCCCGCCGCGTCCGTTGGCGACGTGGTGGTCGAGACAACTGGCTGAAAGGTTGGTCTGCGCGCCGATGAACCACCGGAAGTTCGGGTAGTTCCACTCGAAGACCCGGTCCCAGGTCCGGATCCAGGGCAGTTTGCGGGCGGCGCGGTCCCAGAAGCGCTCTGGATCCTCGAGCGCCTCCCGCTGCCACCGTCTGACAATCGGATTGACGACTTCCATACGACCAACCTACCACGCTAGCGCGCCCCGACCCTGCCCTCCGTAGGGCACGTGTTCGCCTCTTGCGCGGTTCCCCGGGCGACGATATCCTCTTGCCGTAATAGAATCAGCAGGAAACCGATCATGGCTAAAGGACTCGTCGCGAAACAGGCTATCAAGATCGATGCGCCCGCGTCGAAAGTCTGGGACGCGCTCGTCAACCCCGAGAAGGTGAAACAATACATGTTCGGCGCGACGGTGGCCTCGGACTGGAAGCCGGGCAGCGCGATCACCTTTACCGGAGAGTGGAAAGGCAAGGCGTATCAGGACAAGGGCGTGATCGTGCGCGCGGAGCCGCGGCGGATCCTCGAGTACACCCATTTCAGTCCGCTCTCCGGTCTGCCGGACACCCCGGATAACTATCACACGGTGACGATTGAACTGTCGGAGCAGAATCAGGCGACAACGCTTGCGCTGTCCCAGGACAACAACCCGAACGAGCAAGCGCGCCAGCATTCCGAAAAGAACTGGGGCGTCATGCTCGCCAATCTCAAGAAGGTCGTGGAACAGACCTGAGCGTTAGCCTGTAGCGACGCCGCCCTACCGGCGCCGCAGGGTGGCAATCGCCAGCGCGGTCCCGATCGTCAGCAGTGCCGCGCTCGCGATGAAGGGCGTCCCCGGTCCCACGCGGTCGTACAGTAGCCCTCCGAGCACGGGCCCGACGATGAGCCCCGCGCCCTGCGCCGTTTCCGACGCGCCCATCACCAAACCGGTGCGGCCCTCCGGAGCCGCTTCGCTCATCAACGCAAGCCACGCCGGAGACGACAGCGCGTAACTGCCGCCGAGCAGGACCGCCGCGACGCCGAGAACGATCACATGGCCGCGCCCCGCGGCGGGCAGCAGCCACATGCCGGCACTGGCCATCGACATCCCCCACACGACGGTGCGCGACCGTCCAACGCGGTCGGCCAGGTGGCCTCCCGGGACCGAGGCCGCGGCCACCGCCAGCACGAGCACGAGAAAGAGCACACCCAACAATCGGTCGCCGAGCCCCACCACGTCGTGCGCGTAGATGACCAGGATCGGCGCCAGCAGCCCAACGCCGAACATCTGCACGAACGCGATCGCGAGCAACGCCGGGAGCACGGGAGACGACCGTACCGCGGCAATCACTGCCCGCGGCGACATCGCGACCGACACGCCGCCGCGGCCCGACGGTCCGCTCGGCGCCACCCCGCCGCGTCCGGCCTCGCCGCGGAACACCAGCGACGCGACGCCCGCGGCGGTGAGCAGCAGCACTCCCGCCAGATAGAATCCCGCGCGGTAGTTGCCAAAGGCGGCCAAGACAAACAGCCCGACGCTCGGCCCGAGCGCCAGGCCGGTGAGGAAGAACATGTTGAGCGTGCCCATCCCGGCGGCGCGCCGCGCCGCGCCGGTACGCTCCGCGATGGCCGCGGCCGCGCACGGCCACACCGCGGCGCTGCCCGAGCCATCGATGAGGCGCAGACGTGTCGACCGCGGCGAACGCGGCCACGACCAGGCCGACGAGCGTCACGCTCGCCCCAAGACGCTCTTTCAGGTACAGCGGCAGCAGCGGAACGACGGTGGCGAAGCCCAGTTCGGCAAGGCCGACGACCGCGGCGATCTGCGCCGGCGGCCGGCCCGCCCCGGTGCCCGCGCTTCGCGCAGGCGGCAGACTCACCGCCCGAGTCACCGCGGGCTCAAGCGGTCCGGGCGCCCAATCGGGTGAGCATCGCGTCGCGGGCCCGGGCCTCGAACGTGTCGGGCAGCGGCGCCAGGGCAGTCTCCGGAAAGCGCCGGCTCAACGCCTCGCGGATCAGGCGGTCGGCAAACGCCGGATTCTTCGGCAGCAGCGGACCGTGCAGGTAGGTCCCGTAGACGCGGCCGGCCACCGCGCCCTCGGTCCGGTCCGTGCCGTTGTTGCCGAACCCCACGACCACACGGCCGAGCGGCCGGGCGCCGGGACCGAGGAACGTCCGGCCGCCGTGGTTTTCGAACCCGACGAGCGGCGGCTCGCCGCCGTCCGGCTGGATGACGAGATTGCCGATGAGGCGCGGCGCCGAGGGCCCGGCGTGCTCGGTCCACAGATCGAGCAGCGCAAGTCCCGGCAGATCGTCGCCTTCGGCGGGCCGGTAATACTTCCCGATCAGCTGATACCCGCCGCACACGGCGAGGACCACGGCGCCGTCCGCGACGGCCGCTTCGAGCGGACCGCGCTTCCGGTCGACGAGGTCGCCGACGGCGATCCGCTGCTGGCGGTCCTCGCCGCCGCCGACGAAGAAGAGATCCGCGTCGTCGGGCCCGATGTCGTCGTTCAGCCCGGCGTCCTTGACGATCACCTCGATGCCGCGCCGCCGCGCGCGGCTCACGAGGACCATGATGTTGCCGCGGTCGCCGTACAGGTTGAGCAGATCCGGATAGAGATGGCAGATCCGCAGCACCGGCATCATTCCCAGAACCTCCCCACGACGCCGCGCCGCTCGAGCACGGCGCGAATCGCCAGCATGGCGGTGTACGTCGGCAGGATGAACAGCCGGGAGGTCGCGTGCGCGAGCGCGCGGTCGAGCGCCGCGTCGTAGGACCGCTCGACCTCGATCGCGGCCGCGGGGATGCCGGCGTATTCGAGCCGCACCGCCAGGTCCTCCGCGCGCAGCCCGCCCGCGACCACGCGCGCCGCGCGGCCGGCCAGCATCTCGAAATCCACATCCCACAGCCACGAGACGTCGCGGCCGTCGGCGATCAGGTCGTTGATTGCGATCAGCACGACGGGCAGCGAACCACCGGCCAGCACGGTCCGGAGCACCTCGTTGAAACCCGCCGGGTTCTTGACGAGCAGGATCTGCACCTCGCGGCCGTCGAGCGTCAGGCGTTCGGCGCGGCCGAACGCCGGCAGGAACGAGCCGACCGCGTCCGCCGCGCGGGCGAGCGAGACTTCGATTTGGAGCGACGCGGCGACCGCGGCCAGGATATTGTAGACGTTGTAGAGCCCGGGCAGCCGCGTAGTCACGCGCGCCCGCCCCGCCGGCCCCGCCTCGACGGTGAAGGCGGCGCCGTCCGGTCCGGCAAGCGTGATGTCCCGGGCGACAACGTCGGGGTCGGGCCGCGCGACACCGCAGGTCGGGCAGCGGTACCGGCCCATGTGGCCGAAGTACGTCACCGCGTAGATGTACGGCGTGCCGCAGCGGTAGCAGTACCGGGCCTCCGCGGTGTGCTCGAGCGCGGGCAGCGCGTGGCGGTCGTCGTCGAGGCCGTACGTCACGAGCGTGCCCGGCATCTCCCGCACCGCGTCGTAGACCAGGGGGTCGTCGGCGTTCGCCACGCGCACGAACCCCGCGGGCAGCCGTGCGCCCGCGGCGCGCCAGAGGCCGGAGATGTAGTCGATCTCCCCGTACCGGTCGAGCTGGTCGCGGAACAAATTGGTGAACACCGCGACCCGCGGCGCGAGCGCGGGGACGACGCGCGGCACGGTCGCTTCATCGACCTCGAAAATGCCCAGGTCGCCGGCCGGCGCCCCGCAGAGATCGGCGTGCTCGACGAGCGCCGATGCGATGCCGGCGGCGAGGTTCGCGCCGGCGCGGTTGTGCACGACGCGGCGGCCTTCGGCGCGCATGATGTGGGCGATCAGGTGGGCCGTGGTGGTCTTGCCGTTGGTGCCGGCGACGAGGACCGTTCCCCCCGGCAGCCGCCCGGCGAGGAGGCCGACGACGTTCGGCTCGACGGCGCGGGCGACCCGTCCGGGCATCGTCGTGCCGCCGCCGCGGCCCAGCACGCGGCTCAGCGTCGCGGCGGTCTTACCGAGCGCGATCGCGGTGCTGAGACGTACGTTGAGCGACACGAAGAACGGCGCTTAGTACCGGCGCGCCCCCAGGTATCTGCTGCGGTAATAGGGATCGTCCATCGACGAGACGATGACCCCGCGGGCAACCGACGCGTGGATGAAGCGGCCCGCGCCCAGGTAAATGCCGACGTGCGACGGCCCGCTGTTGTACGTGTGGAAGAATACGAGGTCGCCGGGCCCGAGCAGCGCGGCCGGCACCGCCGTGCCGGCCTGATACTGGCCGAACGACGAGTGCGGGACCGCCATGCCGAACGCGCCGAAGACGCGGAACACCAACCCCGAACAGTCGAACCCGCGCTGCCCGATGCCGGACCACTGGTACGGCCGGCCGAGGTAGCGCATCGCCAGACGCGCGATGCCCGCGGTAACCACGGCGCCGCGCGACGGCAGCGCGCGGATCCATGGCACCGGAGGCGCGCCCCACACCGCGGTGACGGCCGGTGCCTCGGCCGTAATCGCGGCCGGGGCCGGCACGCCCGCGGACGCCGCGGCCGGGACACCCAGCAGCGGGACACCGATCAACAGGAAGAATGCGCAGGAACCGGAGGCAGCCGCCCGCATCACGTCGCCCTATTCGGGTCATGCGCGCCGCCCCCCTGCACGGCGGCCTCCGCGCGGCGCGGCCGCGTCGAAGCGCGCGGACTCGAACGGAGACCACATGGGAATAACCAAAGTGACGCCGTGCTTTCGCGCGCCACTTGAAGGGCACACGATCGGGCGAGTAGAATCAGCGGGAACCAGGGTCGCGGGCGGAGGTACCTGATGATCACGATGAAGGTCAAGACCGTGGCGATGGATCAGCAGATGAACCCCGTCGTGCTGCTGGTCGATCAGGCCGAGACGCTCGCGCTGCCGATCTGGATCGGCGGATCGGAAGCCCAGTCTATCGCGTTTCAACTGCAGGGCGTGCAGATGCCGCGCCCTATGACCCACGACCTCATCAAGCAGATGCTGCAGCACCTCACCGTCAGCATCAGCCGCATCGTGGTCACCGACATTCAGAACGGCACGTACTTCGCGGAGATTCACCTGAAGCGGAACGGCACCGACGTCGTGGTCGATTCCCGTCCGAGCGACGCGATCGCGATCGCGCTGCGCACGTCCGCGCCGATCTTCGTCGAAGACAAGGTCGCGGCCACGGCGATCCAACTGAAGAAGGCGTTCGACGAACACGAGGTGGAAGAGTTCAAGCGGTTCATCGAAAACGTCAAGCCCGCGGATTTCGCAAAGAAGCTCAAAGACAAGAAGCTCGAAGAGTCCTGACCGCTCCCCGCGCTCAGGCCCCGCCGGCCCGTCCGGCGGATCAGCGCGTCACCACGCCCCCCGACACGACCAACGTGTCTCCGGTGATATACGCCGCCTCGTCCGACGCGAGGAATACCGCGGCCTTCGCCACCTCGTCCGGCTGGGCGAACCGGCCGAGCGGGATCCGCGCGGCGATCGCCTGACGGTCGGCGATTGTCCGCTCCGCGTGGAAGGCGGTCTCCGTGTAGCCGGGCGCGATCGCGTTCACGCGGATCCCCGGCGCGAGATCGCGCGCGAGACACCGCGTCAGCATGATCACCGCCGCCTTGCTCACGCTGTAGTGCACGGCGCCGCCGCCGGGGTCGATGCCGCGCATCGAGGCAATGTTGATGATCGCGCCGCCGTCCCGCGCCATCGCCGCGGCCGCCGCCTGCGCGGCGAACATCGGCCCCGTCACGTGGACGTCCATCATCTGCCGCCACGTCTCCTCGTTCATCTCCGCGAACGAGGTCCGGTCGCTGATGCCGGCGTTGTTCACGAGGACG
Coding sequences within:
- a CDS encoding glutamine amidotransferase, whose protein sequence is MMPVLRICHLYPDLLNLYGDRGNIMVLVSRARRRGIEVIVKDAGLNDDIGPDDADLFFVGGGEDRQQRIAVGDLVDRKRGPLEAAVADGAVVLAVCGGYQLIGKYYRPAEGDDLPGLALLDLWTEHAGPSAPRLIGNLVIQPDGGEPPLVGFENHGGRTFLGPGARPLGRVVVGFGNNGTDRTEGAVAGRVYGTYLHGPLLPKNPAFADRLIREALSRRFPETALAPLPDTFEARARDAMLTRLGARTA
- a CDS encoding C40 family peptidase produces the protein MRAAASGSCAFFLLIGVPLLGVPAAASAGVPAPAAITAEAPAVTAVWGAPPVPWIRALPSRGAVVTAGIARLAMRYLGRPYQWSGIGQRGFDCSGLVFRVFGAFGMAVPHSSFGQYQAGTAVPAALLGPGDLVFFHTYNSGPSHVGIYLGAGRFIHASVARGVIVSSMDDPYYRSRYLGARRY
- a CDS encoding SRPBCC domain-containing protein; the encoded protein is MAKGLVAKQAIKIDAPASKVWDALVNPEKVKQYMFGATVASDWKPGSAITFTGEWKGKAYQDKGVIVRAEPRRILEYTHFSPLSGLPDTPDNYHTVTIELSEQNQATTLALSQDNNPNEQARQHSEKNWGVMLANLKKVVEQT
- a CDS encoding Mur ligase family protein — translated: MSLNVRLSTAIALGKTAATLSRVLGRGGGTTMPGRVARAVEPNVVGLLAGRLPGGTVLVAGTNGKTTTAHLIAHIMRAEGRRVVHNRAGANLAAGIASALVEHADLCGAPAGDLGIFEVDEATVPRVVPALAPRVAVFTNLFRDQLDRYGEIDYISGLWRAAGARLPAGFVRVANADDPLVYDAVREMPGTLVTYGLDDDRHALPALEHTAEARYCYRCGTPYIYAVTYFGHMGRYRCPTCGVARPDPDVVARDITLAGPDGAAFTVEAGPAGRARVTTRLPGLYNVYNILAAVAASLQIEVSLARAADAVGSFLPAFGRAERLTLDGREVQILLVKNPAGFNEVLRTVLAGGSLPVVLIAINDLIADGRDVSWLWDVDFEMLAGRAARVVAGGLRAEDLAVRLEYAGIPAAAIEVERSYDAALDRALAHATSRLFILPTYTAMLAIRAVLERRGVVGRFWE
- a CDS encoding MFS transporter; this encodes MRLIDGSGSAAVWPCAAAAIAERTGAARRAAGMGTLNMFFLTGLALGPSVGLFVLAAFGNYRAGFYLAGVLLLTAAGVASLVFRGEAGRGGVAPSGPSGRGGVSVAMSPRAVIAAVRSSPVLPALLAIAFVQMFGVGLLAPILVIYAHDVVGLGDRLLGVLFLVLVLAVAAASVPGGHLADRVGRSRTVVWGMSMASAGMWLLPAAGRGHVIVLGVAAVLLGGSYALSSPAWLALMSEAAPEGRTGLVMGASETAQGAGLIVGPVLGGLLYDRVGPGTPFIASAALLTIGTALAIATLRRR
- a CDS encoding acetate--CoA ligase — its product is MEVVNPIVRRWQREALEDPERFWDRAARKLPWIRTWDRVFEWNYPNFRWFIGAQTNLSASCLDHHVANGRGGVAALVYVNERGDRRVFTYAQLLHEVERAAAALRDMGITKGDRLTIYMPTCPEAIITMLAAVRIGAIHSVVYAGFGAGALADRIKASGSRLVFAADVGFRKGREVPLKEIVDAAVDAGCDSVEHVVVLRRATVPAPVAARDVDWGDFLARGHGHSGGAVPMEANEPAYILATSGTTATPKLSVHMHGPYAVHVYSMARWVYDLRPSDVWWSTSDIGWVVGHSYIVYAPLLVGCTTIAYEGALDHPGPDVFWKVIDEFGVTSVFTSPTAVRLLMRYGEEPAKGHGLASLERLFCAGEPLNAPAWEWLQKKVLDDRIPVIDHMWQTETAGPIVGNPYGLGLLPIKPGSGGIPLPGIDAEIVTPDGQACAPGEKGILVIARPFPGLIQTLWGDAKRYARDYWERIPGRRVYYTGDSAHIDEDGYVWFAGRADEIISIAAHRIGTVEVETALLKHSAVAEAAVTGRPDELRGEVISAFVVLKLGREPSAGLKDELVATARRELGPIAVIGELNFVSMVPKTRSGKIMRRVLKAVILGRDPGDVSTIEDEGSIDEAREAWRAIQAEITAGR
- a CDS encoding glucose 1-dehydrogenase produces the protein MNRLRGRVALVTGSSRGIGRAIAQAFAREGAAVVLNAARSIGDARTAAQAIGAGGGKAVAIQADVARPAEARRLVAEAVRAFGRLDVLVNNAGISDRTSFAEMNEETWRQMMDVHVTGPMFAAQAAAAAMARDGGAIINIASMRGIDPGGGAVHYSVSKAAVIMLTRCLARDLAPGIRVNAIAPGYTETAFHAERTIADRQAIAARIPLGRFAQPDEVAKAAVFLASDEAAYITGDTLVVSGGVVTR
- a CDS encoding bifunctional nuclease family protein, with product MITMKVKTVAMDQQMNPVVLLVDQAETLALPIWIGGSEAQSIAFQLQGVQMPRPMTHDLIKQMLQHLTVSISRIVVTDIQNGTYFAEIHLKRNGTDVVVDSRPSDAIAIALRTSAPIFVEDKVAATAIQLKKAFDEHEVEEFKRFIENVKPADFAKKLKDKKLEES